The genomic window CGCTCTTTTTATACACTAAAACTCATACTTGCAGCCGCTCTAGCAAGCACACTTATACTGCCGCCTAAACTGCTGGTTGCGTTCATAGCAGTGGCCGGGCTGCCTGCTTTATATCTGGGTTGGCTGGAATTTCGAAACAACGGTTATGACCGCATTGTGCTGGTTGTGGCCGGTATGTTTGTCGCCGGAGCAGTCTTTTGTCTTATGGGTACGTTTCCCATTCAGCAAAAGTCAGACATACAATTTGAGTTCCTCAAGTTTGCGGTCTACGCAACAGCTTTTATGATAGGGTTTGTTGCTCTACGCGAAAAGGAAAGCTGTTCCGCCTTTACAATCGTTGTCTATTGCACCGCGATTACTTTTTTTGTGTTCGCAGCGCTCGCATCTGGGCCTGTTTTCCGCATTTCGCAGGCTTGGATGTTCTACTCGCCCGATCAAAACAACACCGCCTCGATCCTTATTCCATTATTGCCGGCCGTTCTGGCATTACGTCTCGGTAGCCTGCGTGCGATACTATTGGTCTTGGGCTTCTTGTTTTGCTCGATGATTGAAAGCAGGGTCGGAGTTCTCGTGCTCTGCTGTATCATCATCATCAACATTTTCCTGGATTGGCGCTATGGCATTCCAGTTCTTCTTTGTGTGGTACTGATCTGGATGGGCCTGTCCTGGTCCGACACAACGCCACAGGATACTTTAATTCGTCAAATCAAAAACCTAGCAGGGATGGTGACTGATGGAACCTTTGAACTTGATCGAAACCTCCCGCGACAGGATTTGCTCCAAATTGGAACCTGGTCCGATCGAAGACGCCTCGAGATATTAGCGCAAGCCTTAACTGCTGCCAGGCAGACTTTCCCCAACCTGATAGGCATGGGGGACGCCGCCGCCGTCGTCGCGATCAACACTCCGCCAATTCTGGACGGTACGGATTTCCAGCACGCACATAATTTCCTTTTGCAGGGATATCTCGCCTACGGTTCTCTGGCCACCTTTTGCCTGTTTCTGGCCTTTGTGACACTTCTTGTGGTCTCGGTTAAAAGGAAAAACTGGGTATTGGCCGGAACCCTTGTTATCATTGGCGGCTTTGGGATGATTGAAGCGCTGATTTCAGATGTGAGGGTGTTGACGGTCTTGCTCTTATTCGTCGGCGGGCAGTTTCGCGCGACAGTCCTAGAAGATAGACGCGCATGAACGTATTGCTGATTAGATCAGACGTTCAGCTTGCGGGACCCGCCAAGCTTATGCATGCGTATGCCCGAGCGCTTCGGATGGCTGGTCATTCCGTTTGTATTGCAAGCGGCGGTGGTGAGTATGCCGAACAACTGGTCGCAGACGGCTTTGAGCACCACAAAATACATGGCCTTGCTATCCCGGATCGCAGCCTGCGCGGCACGCCCGGTTGCATTCGAAATATAGCCATGCTGATGCGCAGTAAAAAAGTGGCGGTGGTCAACTCCTTTAATTTCCACGCAGGCTTCTACGCAGCATTGGCCGATATTCCACAGCGCCGCATCCACGTTAACACGGTCCTGGGGACCGGTAGAGAGTGGACGAACCGGATTTTTCCGGGAAAGGTGATTGCCGTTTCAAAAGATGTCCGAAGACGTCTCATTGAAGCAAAGGTCCCGGAGAAAAAGATATCTGTTGTTTACAACGCGACCCTTGACGATGAATTCTTTGCGCCGGTGCCGGAGATGTCGCAAAATGATGGCAGCCCTGGTAAGCCTGTCAACTTGATAGGTATCGCGATGTTCACCGGCAACAAAGGCCATGAATTCATCATTCCATTGCTTGGGAAGCTTGTGAACGAACATAGCCTGGACGCGACACTCACGCTTGTGGGGGACGGTGAATCTCGCGCGTATTGCGAAAAAATGGCCCGCGACCTGGATTTAAGCGATCGTATCCTGTTCACCGGCGCTTTGACGAACGTTATAGACCCGCTCGACGCCGCCGACATCATGGTTCATCTGCCTCGTTTTGAAACATTTGGAATCGTACTGGCCGAAGCAATGGCCCGGGGACTTCCGGTCATATCAACACGAGTGGGCGGTATACCAGAGGTCGTCGTGGAGAACGAAACGGCTGTGCTTGTAGACGACCGGGAGCATACCGAGGAAATCTTGGATGCCCTTGCCCAATTGATCAGTGATCCGACGCATCGACACCGTCTTGGGTCTAACGCTCAAAAGGAAGCAAGAAGACGTTTCCACATCGACCAGTTGCAGCAAGATATTCTGGCCACCTATGCTGATGGCTAGAGTACCCTGCCTTAAACCTGAGACATCGCGCATCACAAATACCCTGGGAACGCGAAGCGTGGCAGGGTATTTGTGATTCAAGTTTAAGGCAGGGTGCTTTAGGGTCAGCCCCCCTCTTCCCCCGGATACACCGTCAGCGCCTCCCCCCCTTTCGGGGTCAGCCTGTATATGCCGGTCTCCACCCGTTCAAACCAGCCATAGTGATCGTCCCGCATCAGGGTCGTGGCGCGCTCCACCCCTGTTGCTGCCTTGACCGCCGCGCCTTTGCAGGGGCCGTGGGCGGCGAGATGCCGGGCACAGCGCAGGGCATCCTGCCGGTAGGCGGTGACAATCCCGCCACGGGTGCCGCCAGCATTCGGGTCCCCGACGCGGCGGGCAAATTCCCTGAGCAGCCGGGCTTTGCGCGGTTTCGAGTGGCGCGGCGCATAGGGGCCCGGGTCGCAATGGGCCTCGACAAACCCGTCTTTCAGCCGCACGGTCAGCAGGCCCAGACCCAGACGCCGGGCCAGTTTCACATTCTCGGTCAGGGATTTTTGAAACATCCGCCCGCTGCCGCGCGGGACCGCCAGATAGACCAGATCACTGACGCCCAGCCGGGCAACCCCCTGATGGAACAACGCCAGCGAGAACCGGGTTTTCAGTTCCACGATCACCGGCTCCTCCGCGCCGCGCTGCGCCACCACATCGGCACCCGCAATCTCGGCCTTCACCTCATAGCCCTGCGCTTCCAGAAACGCCTTCACCGGCGGATACAAATCTGTTTCTTTTACCATGGGGTCAGATTAGGGTCAGGCCCCCTTAAATCCATACCGTCAGCGCCGATTTCACGAAATATCAGTGGTTTGCGGCGCGCCGGCCATAGGTGTTCTACGGTCAAGCGGCGCACGCCGCTGAGATGATGTGAAATCGGTGCCCTTCGGGTTTGGCGGATGTCCCGCGTGAGCATCGTTGCAGGCCTTTGAAATAGAACCACTATTCCGGCAGCCCTGCGCCTCGTCACGCGAAAAATCTGCCAAACTGACGGCATGGATTTAAGGGGGCCTGACCCTAGCCGCGCAAGCACGGCCTGTCAGGCTGCAAAACCCGCGATTCCACGCTTGACACCCCGCCAGCCTCCTTTTATCCACCGCACAGATTTTCGGGGCGCTGACACGTCGGTCACGCGCCCCCTTCCGTTTCTAAAATCCGAGGGTAGCCCCATGTCTCGCGTCTGCGAACTGACCGGCAAAGGTCCGATGACTGGCAACAATGTCAGCCATGCTAAAAACAGAACCAAGCGCCGCTTCCTGCCGAATCTGAGCGAGGTCACACTTGGCTCCGACACGCTGGATCGACGCTTCAAGCTGCGCATTTCAAACGCGGCCCTGCGCACGGTTGATCACCGCGGCGGGCTGGATGCATTTCTGGCGAAAGCCAAGGATGACGAATTGTCACCCAAAGCGCTGAAAATCAAAAAAGATATCGCCAAGGCCCAGGCCGAAGCCTGACCCCTATACAGATGTCCAGAACATGACCCCGCATCCTGACCGCTGCGGGGTCATTATCATTTTGTCGCTTTCCAATCCGGCATGCGAGGGCGTAGACCTGTCTGTATGAGCCGGATGATCCGCCCCTTCTGTGCTGTCGGCCTTGCGCTGATTCTGTCGCTGACCAGCGTCAGCATGGCGCTTGCCCGGGGGAATATGGCCGTGCATGGCACCATGGTCCTGTGTATCGGCAGCGTGCAGGTGACGGTTCCCATCGGCAGCGATGGCGCCCCGATCCTGCAGGACCATATCTGCCCCGATTGCACTATCGGTCCTCTGGCAACGGGTTCAGATGCACCCCATGCAATACCGATCCTGCTGACCACGCAAGCGGTGGTCGTCACCCATGTTCAATCAACCCGTCCCGTCCCCGTGCAAGGGGCTCAGGCCCGCGCGCCACCTGCGCATTCCGCCTGATCCCTGACCTGACTTTTCAAATTATTGCACGAACGGAGGGACATTACATGTCCATCAAAACGCTGGCGCTTGCCGTCACCACCAGCATCGGTCTGGTTCTGCCCGGGCTGGTTCAGGCCCATATGATCATCGAGGATGCCTATGCGCGCTCCTCCAGCGCGGTGGCGCAAAGCGGTGCCGCCTTCATGACCATCACCAATCACAGCGATACCGATGACCGGGTTGTCGCCGTCACCTCGGATGCGGCCGATCATGTGGAACTGCATACCCATCTGCAGGACAGCAATGGCGTGATGCGGATGATCGAGGTTGAAGACGGCTTTCCGGTTGCCGCCGGCCAGACAATCGCGCTGATGCGCGGCGGTGATCACATCATGTTCATGGGCCTGACCGATCCTTTCATACAGGGTGAAGAGCTTGAGGTGACAATCAGCTTTGAACATGCCGAACCGGTCACCCTGATGATCCCGGTTGATCTGGAACGCCAGGATCATGGCGGCATGAATCATGGGGAAATGGATCACTCCAACATGAATCATGGCAGCGACAGCTAAGCCTGATGCAGTTTCGGTCGCGCGGGCGGTGTCCCTCGCCTTTGGCGACCGAAGGGCGGCGCGCCTCTTTATTTTAACTCCGAGGACGCGCCGCCACATTTTTGAAGCGTTTCACGAAACCTAAATCGCCTTATAGCTTCGGCCCATAATCCTGAATCACCCCACATCACCTCCCCGCCCGGCGGCACCGCCGGGCAGCGCCTGAGCCGCCCCCACGGGGCGCGGGCGCTTCTCGCCCATCCCTCGGCTCAGGCGATGCCCTCTGCGCAATCCATACGCGGTGCAGATCACATGAACGATGCTCATATCTGGATTTCACCAGCCAGCATCTTTTCCACCCAAAGCGGCACCACCTCAGAGGCAGGCCCGGCAATCACCTGATCGAACACGCCTGGCCTTGAGCTCGGCTCCAGATTGATCTCAAGCGTCTCTGCGCGCGCGATCCGCGCCTCCTCCACCAGGCCTGCGGCGGGGTAGACCTCCCCCGAGGTACCGATGGAGACAAACAGATCGGCCTGGGCCACAGCCTCATAAATCGCCTCCATCCGGTAGGGCATTTCGCCGAACCAGACGATATCGGGCCGGGTTGCAGAGGCACCGCAACCCGGACAACTATCAGTCACCGTCATGACCCGTGGTGCGGGCCAGCGATGGCCGCAGGCCGCACAAAGCGCCCCGGTCAGCACTCCATGCATATGGATCAGCCGGGAGGATCCGGCCCGCTCATGCAGATCATCCACGTTCTGGGTGACCAGCAAAACCTCACCCGGCCAGCCCTGCTCCAACCGCGCCAGCGCCTCATGGGCGGCGTTTGGTGTCGCATCCAGCGCATTGGCCCGCCGGGCATTGTAGAAGTCATGAACCAGTGCCGGATTGCGCGCAAAACCCTCGGGCGTGGCGACCTCGGCCAGATCATACTGGTCCCACAGCCCGCCTTTGTCGCGAAACGTACCCAACCCGCTTTCCGCAGACACCCCCGCCCCGATCAGCAGAACAATCCGGCCCGTCATGTTCATGAGACCACAAAAGGCGGTTTCAGCCGCCAGTGCCGGCCCGGGCCTCCCCGCCCCGCTTGACCCTTTGTCCGGGGCAGCCCCATGATGACAGCATTGCCTTTCACCGGAGCCCTCCATGCCCGCCGATCCCACCAGCCTGTCGCGCAATGCCGCCCCTGTCCAGCGCATCCTCTGCGTCTGCCTTGGCAATATCTGCCGCTCTCCCACCGGGCAGGGCGTGTTGCAGGCCATGCTGCATGGCGTCGCGGTGGACAGTGCCGGAACCAGCAACTGGCATATCGGTGATGCGCCTTATGCGCCGATGCAAAAGGCCGCCCTGCAACGGGGCTATGACCTGTCAACGCAACGGGCCCGGCAGGTCTGCCCGGAAGATTTCGACCGGTTTGATCTGATCCTGGCGATGGACCGTCAGAATCTGGCCGATCTGCGCGCGATCCGGCCTGAAGGATCAAAGGCCGATCTGGCGCTGTTTCTTGCCCATGTGAAAGAGGCGCCCGAAGACGTGCCGGACTCCTATTATACAAGGGATTTCGACGAAACCCTGGACCTGATCGAACAGGGTGCGCGGGGCTGGGCCGCTCAGCCGCACATCGCTTCGGCGGTTTCCCCGAAAGACCGGTAGCGGGTCCAGAATGCCTCATCACTGGCGCGGTCGGACATGCGTATATCCTGTGCCCGTTGCGGATCGCTGAAGAACCGTGCGGCCTGACGCTGATCCGTACCGCTGAGCGTCATATCCGCCACCAGACCGATACAGCCGCAAAGCTGCCGACTGGCCGCCTGCCTGTTCGACTGGTTGCAGGCGCGTTCAATCGCATTTGCCGATACAGCTGTGCCGATCGGGGCGCTGCCCAATATCAGCACCACCAAAAGCAAGACGGGTTTCTTCATGTGTCCGGCCCCATTCCTAGGCATATACGGCAGATCTGATGCCCGCCCGATACCACCGGAACATGCCAGAAACCGGCCCGGTTTTCAACATATCCTGTCTGTTCCGCCCTATGCGGCCTCAGCCCCCTGCATCTTGGCGGCCACGATCTCATCCGCCACACGATCTGGTCCCACGTCGCGTTCGGCGGCATGTTTGAAGATGGTCTCAAGCGTGGCATCCAGCGCCGTCAGCCTGTCGCTGACAAAGCGTCGCCGGTCCCGGATTTTCAGAATCTCGGTGGCGATATTGATGATCCCGCCTGCATTGGCCACATAATCAGGGGCATAGAGAATACCCCGCGCATGCAATGCCGCGCCATCCGCCTCAGCCGCCAGCTGGTTGTTGGCCCCGCCCGCCACGGCCTGCACACGCAGTGCCGGGATCGTCTGCGCATTCAGCACCGCGCCGATGGCACAGGGCGCCAGAATATCCGCCTCCACCGCCAGAATCCGATCTGGCGCCACTACAACCGCACCAAAGCTCTGCCCGGCCCATTCCGCCCGCTCCGCGTCGATATCGGCCACAGTCAGGCGGGCCCCCGCAGCGCGCAGCAATTTGCTCAGATGCCAGCCCACTTGGCCCAGCCCCTGCACCGCCACATGCCGCCCTTCCAGCAGCGGGCTGCCAAACCGGTATCTGGCCGTGGTGCGGATTGCATGAAAAATGCCCCGCGCAGTAACCGGCGAGGGATCACCGGTGGAAAATGCCCCATCCGGCAACCCCGCCACATAGGGGGTGACCGAGGCCATGACCGCCATATCCCCCGGGTCGACCCCCATGTCTTCCGCCGTCCAGTACCGCCCCCGCAAGCCGTCAATGGCCCGGGCGAATGCCACCAGTTGCGCCCTGGTCTTTGCCCTCGCATCACCGATGATCACCGCCTTGCCACCGCCAAGCGGCAGATCGGCGGCGGCATTCTTGAAGGTCATCCCCCGGCTCAACCGCAACACATCTTCCAGGGCCGCATCCTCGGTGTCATAGGGCCGCATCCGCAACCCGCCTGCCGCCGGTCCAAGCCGGGTGGAGTGGATGGCGATAAACCCGGTCAGAGCCGATAAGCTGTCTTCGACGCGGATCACCTGTTCATGACCAGGGCAAGCGATGGATGTGATGTTCATACAGACCTCCTGTTTCCCATGAGCCTAGCCCGGAGCGTGGAGCGAATGGCGGCAAATACGGCCTTGGCTGCCTTTGATATTAGAGCTATTCTCTAAAAGAGGATGATTTCAGAAAGATTATCGCCAATGGACAAGATTGACCGCCGCATTATCGCCCATCTGCAGAAAGATGGCCGCATGCCGGTCATCGACCTTGCAGACCGGGTTGGCCTGACCCCCACCCCCTGCGCCCGCCGGGTCGCGCGGCTGGAGGCCGAGGGCATCATCACCGGCTATTCCGCGCGGGTGGATCAGGCGAAACTCGGCTATCCCCTGACCGTATTCATCTTTGTGGAACTGGAACGCCAAAGCCATGAAACCCTGTCCGGCTTTGAACGGGCGGTCACCCGGTTTGACGAGGTTGTCGAATGCCACCTGATGACCGGCACCCGTGATATCCTGCTGAAGGTCGTCACCCCCGACCTCACCGCCTTTGACCGGTTTCTGGAAACCCAGCTGGTCCATATCCCCGGCATCCGCGCAACACGGTCAAGTTTTTCGCTGCGCACGATGGTCCAAAGGGATGTGTTGCCGCTGGATTGATGCGGCGGGAAAGCCATTTAATCGTCAAAACAGGCCGGATATAGACCAAGCCGCATTGACAAGTGCCGCGATGCCCCCACATGTTCCGCCGCCACTACACCCCCTGACTCGAAGGTGCTTTCCATGCCCGTTGTTGTTGTCGAATCCCCTGCCAAAGCCAAGACAATCAACAAATATCTGGGAAATGATTACACCGTTCTTGCCTCTTACGGCCATGTGCGGGATCTGCCCCCGAAAGATGGATCGGTGGATACAGACGCCGGATTCGAGATGCTGTGGGAGATCGGCAGCGACAGCAAAAAACATGTCAAAGCCATCGCCGATGCGCTGAAAGACGACAATAATCTGATCCTCGCCACCGACCCGGACCGGGAGGGCGAGGCGATCAGCTGGCATCTTGAGGAAGCCCTGCGCAAGCGCAAGGCGATCAGGAAGGACACGCCGGTCAGCCGGGTGGTGTTCAACGCCATCACCAAATCCGCCGTTACCGACGCGATGGAAAACCCCCGTCAGGTCGATATGGAACTGGTTGAGGCCTATCTGGCCCGCCGGGCGCTGGATTATCTGGTGGGGTTCAACCTGTCGCCGGTTCTGTGGCGCAAGCTTCCCGGTGCGAAATCCGCAGGCCGGGTGCAATCGGTCTGCCTGCGCCTGATCGTTGAACGCGAGATGGAGATCGAGGCGTTCAAGCACCGCGAATACTGGTCGGTCCGGGCAGTGCTGGACACCCCGCGCGGTCAAAGTTTCGAGGCGCGGCTGACGGTGTTGGGCGGCAACAAGCTCGACAAATACGATCTGGACAATGCGGCTGCGGCCTCGATGGCGGTCAAGGCGGTGTCCTCACGCGATCTGAGCGTGCAGTCGGTCGAGGCGAAACCAGCCAATCGCAACCCTTCGGCCCCGTTCATGACCTCGACCCTGCAACAGGAAGCCAGCCGCAAATTCGGCATGGGCGCGCGCCAGACGATGAGCACAGCACAGCGGCTCTATGAGGCCGGGCACATCACCTATATGCGGACCGACGGGATTGATATGGCGCCCGAGGCCGTCAGCGACGCCCGAAGCGCGATCAAGGACCGGTATGGCGAGGCCTATATCCCCAAATCGCCGCGTGTTTACAAAAACAAGGCCAAGAACGCGCAGGAGGCCCATGAATGTATCCGGCCAACGGATATGTCGCGCGGGCCGGACGATATCAAACTGTCGGAAGATGATCAGCGCAAGCTTTATGACCTGATCTGGAAACGCACGATTGCCAGCCAGATGGAAGGCGCGCGGCTGGAACGCACCAGCGTCGATATCGGCAGTGCGGATGGCCAGGTGGTGCTGCGCGCCACCGGTCAGGTTGTGCTGTTTGACGGGTTCCTCAAGGTTTATGAGGAAGGCCGCGATGATGTGGAAACCGATGATGCCAAACGTCTGCCGCAGATCAGCCAGGGCGAGCCTGTCACCCCGAAACCCGCCGCGCTTGAGGCCGATTTCACCAAAGCCGCCGGTGATGGGGGCGCGGTGATCGAAGACGATGCGCCAGGCGATCTGCGCCAGAATGGCGGCGGAGTGCTCAGCAATGACGGGGCCATTCTGGGCCAGCAGCATTTCACCCAGCCCCCGCCGCGCTATACCGAGGCAACGCTGGTCAAACGGATGGAAGAACTGGGCATCGGGCGGCCCTCCACCTATGCCTCGATCGTCACCACCATTCAGGATCGCGGCTATGTGGTGAAAGACAAGAACCGGCTGATCCCCGAAGACAAGGGGCGGCTGGTGACGGCTTTCCTCAGCAATTATTTCCGCCGCTATGTGGGCTATGATTTCACCGCCGATCTGGAAAACCAGCTGGATGAGGTCAGCGCCGGCGACCGCAATTACAAGGACGTGCTTGACCGGTTCTGGCGCGATTTCAAGGCGGCGATTGATGAAACCGCCGAATTGCGGATCACCGAGGTGCTGGAAAAGATCAACGAGGTGCTGGAGCCGCATCTGTTTCCGGCCAAGGAAGATGGCAGCGACCCGCGCCTTTGCCCCAATTGCGGCGCAGGGCGCCTGTCGATGCGCACGGCCCGGTCGGGCGGGGCCTTCATCGGCTGCTCCAACTACCCAGAATGCCGCTATACCCGCGCCTTTGCCCCGCCGGGAGAAGGCGATGACACGCAGCCCGAGGAACGGATGCTGGGCGTTGACCCCGATACCTCCCTGCCCGTTTCTCTCAAGACCGGGCGGTTCGGGCCGTATGTGCAACTGGGCGAGGTGACCGAGGAAGAGAAGAAGCCGAAACGCGGTTCCCTGCCGAAAACCTGGGACCCGGCGACGATTGATATCGACAAGGCGCTGATGCTTCTGAACCTGCCGCGCGAGGTTGGCACACATCCCGAAGACGGTGAGATCGTGGAGGCCGCCATCGGTCGCTACGGGCCTTATGTGAAACACGGGCGGATCTATGCGAACCTGCCCGATGTGGAAGAGGTCTGGACCGTCGGCATGAACCGCGCGGTGGAGCTGATCGCCGAGAAAGCCGCCAAACGCGGCGGGCGCGGTGCGGCGGTGCCCCCGCTGCACGAGCTGGGCGAACATCCCGAACATGGCGGGCCGGTCAATGTGATGGACGGGCGTTATGGGCCTTACGTGAAATGGGAAAAGGTGAATGCCACCATCCCCAAGGGCACCGAACCTGCGGATGTCACCATGGAGATGGCGGTGCAGCTGATCGTTGAACGTCAGGCCAAGGGCGGCAAGAAACGCCGGACAACACGTAAAAAGGCCTCATAGGGCGGCCGGGGGTTGGCATCTCACGGGGCGCGTGCAGATGCCGGGAAAGTATTGGTGCATATTCGGTGGTGACAGGGGTTGATCTGCGCCCGGCGTCCCCCAATGTTAAACTACATAACATCCCAAAACCCGGCGCGGAGCCCCGATGATCCTTTCCGACTTCCTCAAAGCCGTCAGCCAGTTGTCAGACCGCCGGTTTCTGGGCGTTCTCGGGCTTGGCATCGGCCTGACAACCGCGCTGCTGGCCGCGTTCTATGCCGGTTTCGTCATTCTGATCGGCTGGCTTCTGCCCGACAGTTTTTCGCTGCCCTGGATTGGCGAGGTCACCTGGCTCGACAATGCGCTGACCCTCGCGGGCATCCCGCTGATGCTGATCCTCTCGGTCTTTCTGATGATCCCCGTCGCCTCGGCCTTTACCGGGCTTTTCCTGGACCGGATCGCCGATGCGGTCGAGGCGGAACATTACCCGCATCTGCCCCCGGCCCGGCAGATCGGCTTTGTCGAGGGTCTGGGCGACGGGATGCGGTTTCTGGGGGTGATCATCGCAGTAAACCTCTGCGCGCTGATCCTCTATCTCAGCTTCGCGCCGCTGGCCCCGATCCTGTTCTGGGTCGTCAATGGCGTGCTTCTGGGCCGGGAATATGCGCAGATGGTGGCGCTGCGCCGTCAGGACGCCCCTGGGACCGCATCCTTTCGCAGGTCGAACCGGGTCGCCATCTTTGCCGCAGGCGTGTTGATGGCCGTGCCCCTGACCATCCCGGTGGTGAACCTGCTGGTGCCGGTTCTGGGCGCGGCCACCTTCACCCATCTTTATCACCGGCTTAACGCTGACCCATCCCGAAGCGGTTGAACAGGTCGATATCCTCCAGCGTCACCACATCCGACAGGATCAGCCAGGCCGCAATCCCCCAGACCACCGCCGCGGCCAGCGTGGTCACCAGAAACCGGCGTTTCATGGCGGGTCTATGGGGTGCCGAGGCATGGGTGCCCGGGGCAACATCCCCCGCTTCGCCCTGCGATGTCATGCGGATCGGCAAGACCACGAACAAGGTCATGAACCAGATGATGGCATACAGCACGATACCGGTGACAATCGACATCAGACCTGCTCCAATTCCACAAGGACCCCGGTGAAATCCTTGGGATGCAGGAACAATACCGGTTTGCCATGGGCGCCGGTTTTCGGCTCCCCCGTGCCCAGAACCCGTGCGCCCGCCGCCTGCAACCGGTCACGGGCGGCCAGAATATCCGCCACCTCATAGCAGATATGGTGGATGCCGCCCGCCGGATTCTTCTCAAGAAACCCGGCAATCGGGCTGTTCTCGCCAAGCGGATAGAGCAGTTCGATCTTGGTGTTCGGCAAGGTGATGAACACCACCGTGACCCCGTGATCGGGTTCATCCTGCGGCGCGCCGACCTCTGCCCCGAGTGTCCCGCGATATTGCGCCATGGCGGCCTGAAGATCAGGCACGGCGATGGCAACATGGTTCAGGCGTCCGATCATGGGCCCCTCCTTGGCTGATCCCTGACCGTTGATATGGCCCGCATCCGGGCAATTGCCAAGAGCGCCATCGCCGCGTCTGCCCGTTTACACCTTGTCAACCTTACCCCGCTCTAATCGGGTCGGGAATCGCCGCAACCGGGGACAACAAAAAATGGATGACCGTGTTACAGATCTCGACTTTCGACCGAAACCAACGGCGGCGCGCCCCTTGCTGGGCCTGACCGTTCTGGTGGTGGAAGACAGCCGCTTCGCGTCTGAGGCGCTCAGGCTGCTCTGCCTGCGGTCCGGGGCGCGGATCCGCAGGGCCGATTGCCTGACCTCCGCGCGGCGGCATCTTGCGGTTTACCGCCCCTCTGTGGCCATCATTGATCTGGGCCTGCCCGATGGCTCCGGGCTTGATCTGATAGCGGAAATCGCCACCAGCCAGCCGAAAGTGCCCGCGATCCTGGCAACCTCCGGGGCCGAGCGGGAGGCCGCAGCCACGGCCGCGACAGCCGCAGGTGCCGACGGGTTTCTGCCGAAACCCATGGAAACCATCGCCTTTTTCCAGTCTGAGATATTGCGCCACCTGCCCGAGGATTTGCGCCCCAACGGCCCCCGCCCGTCGGTCAGTGACCGGGTGCAGCCCGACACGCTCGCCTATCGGGAGGATCTGACCCATGCGATGGACCTGCTGGAGCTGGACACACCCCCCATGGCCTATCTGAGACCTTTCCTTTTGGGTGTGGCCCGCGCCGCCCATGACAAAGGGCTGGAGG from Rhodophyticola sp. CCM32 includes these protein-coding regions:
- a CDS encoding O-antigen ligase family protein, encoding MQAARQVRSFYTLKLILAAALASTLILPPKLLVAFIAVAGLPALYLGWLEFRNNGYDRIVLVVAGMFVAGAVFCLMGTFPIQQKSDIQFEFLKFAVYATAFMIGFVALREKESCSAFTIVVYCTAITFFVFAALASGPVFRISQAWMFYSPDQNNTASILIPLLPAVLALRLGSLRAILLVLGFLFCSMIESRVGVLVLCCIIIINIFLDWRYGIPVLLCVVLIWMGLSWSDTTPQDTLIRQIKNLAGMVTDGTFELDRNLPRQDLLQIGTWSDRRRLEILAQALTAARQTFPNLIGMGDAAAVVAINTPPILDGTDFQHAHNFLLQGYLAYGSLATFCLFLAFVTLLVVSVKRKNWVLAGTLVIIGGFGMIEALISDVRVLTVLLLFVGGQFRATVLEDRRA
- a CDS encoding glycosyltransferase family 4 protein translates to MHAYARALRMAGHSVCIASGGGEYAEQLVADGFEHHKIHGLAIPDRSLRGTPGCIRNIAMLMRSKKVAVVNSFNFHAGFYAALADIPQRRIHVNTVLGTGREWTNRIFPGKVIAVSKDVRRRLIEAKVPEKKISVVYNATLDDEFFAPVPEMSQNDGSPGKPVNLIGIAMFTGNKGHEFIIPLLGKLVNEHSLDATLTLVGDGESRAYCEKMARDLDLSDRILFTGALTNVIDPLDAADIMVHLPRFETFGIVLAEAMARGLPVISTRVGGIPEVVVENETAVLVDDREHTEEILDALAQLISDPTHRHRLGSNAQKEARRRFHIDQLQQDILATYADG
- a CDS encoding DUF2161 domain-containing phosphodiesterase; translated protein: MVKETDLYPPVKAFLEAQGYEVKAEIAGADVVAQRGAEEPVIVELKTRFSLALFHQGVARLGVSDLVYLAVPRGSGRMFQKSLTENVKLARRLGLGLLTVRLKDGFVEAHCDPGPYAPRHSKPRKARLLREFARRVGDPNAGGTRGGIVTAYRQDALRCARHLAAHGPCKGAAVKAATGVERATTLMRDDHYGWFERVETGIYRLTPKGGEALTVYPGEEGG
- the rpmB gene encoding 50S ribosomal protein L28 — protein: MSRVCELTGKGPMTGNNVSHAKNRTKRRFLPNLSEVTLGSDTLDRRFKLRISNAALRTVDHRGGLDAFLAKAKDDELSPKALKIKKDIAKAQAEA
- a CDS encoding copper chaperone PCu(A)C, with product MSIKTLALAVTTSIGLVLPGLVQAHMIIEDAYARSSSAVAQSGAAFMTITNHSDTDDRVVAVTSDAADHVELHTHLQDSNGVMRMIEVEDGFPVAAGQTIALMRGGDHIMFMGLTDPFIQGEELEVTISFEHAEPVTLMIPVDLERQDHGGMNHGEMDHSNMNHGSDS
- a CDS encoding NAD-dependent deacylase; translated protein: MTGRIVLLIGAGVSAESGLGTFRDKGGLWDQYDLAEVATPEGFARNPALVHDFYNARRANALDATPNAAHEALARLEQGWPGEVLLVTQNVDDLHERAGSSRLIHMHGVLTGALCAACGHRWPAPRVMTVTDSCPGCGASATRPDIVWFGEMPYRMEAIYEAVAQADLFVSIGTSGEVYPAAGLVEEARIARAETLEINLEPSSRPGVFDQVIAGPASEVVPLWVEKMLAGEIQI
- a CDS encoding low molecular weight protein-tyrosine-phosphatase, with protein sequence MPADPTSLSRNAAPVQRILCVCLGNICRSPTGQGVLQAMLHGVAVDSAGTSNWHIGDAPYAPMQKAALQRGYDLSTQRARQVCPEDFDRFDLILAMDRQNLADLRAIRPEGSKADLALFLAHVKEAPEDVPDSYYTRDFDETLDLIEQGARGWAAQPHIASAVSPKDR
- a CDS encoding Glu/Leu/Phe/Val family dehydrogenase — protein: MNITSIACPGHEQVIRVEDSLSALTGFIAIHSTRLGPAAGGLRMRPYDTEDAALEDVLRLSRGMTFKNAAADLPLGGGKAVIIGDARAKTRAQLVAFARAIDGLRGRYWTAEDMGVDPGDMAVMASVTPYVAGLPDGAFSTGDPSPVTARGIFHAIRTTARYRFGSPLLEGRHVAVQGLGQVGWHLSKLLRAAGARLTVADIDAERAEWAGQSFGAVVVAPDRILAVEADILAPCAIGAVLNAQTIPALRVQAVAGGANNQLAAEADGAALHARGILYAPDYVANAGGIINIATEILKIRDRRRFVSDRLTALDATLETIFKHAAERDVGPDRVADEIVAAKMQGAEAA
- a CDS encoding Lrp/AsnC family transcriptional regulator translates to MDKIDRRIIAHLQKDGRMPVIDLADRVGLTPTPCARRVARLEAEGIITGYSARVDQAKLGYPLTVFIFVELERQSHETLSGFERAVTRFDEVVECHLMTGTRDILLKVVTPDLTAFDRFLETQLVHIPGIRATRSSFSLRTMVQRDVLPLD